One window from the genome of Dermacentor variabilis isolate Ectoservices unplaced genomic scaffold, ASM5094787v1 scaffold_13, whole genome shotgun sequence encodes:
- the LOC142566757 gene encoding monocarboxylate transporter 12-like isoform X1 — MVCALRRIKMDSPRSWLVAAACCWINVFSFALVRSAAVVYVSLLQAFPVTRQRASWPVNLSVVCCFLTGPIAGVMARYISIWKLSVVGCLGGSLAVCACSFAPSMLFLDVFLGIVHGTCIGFLSLFSVVVQQNFLKYRAVASGIATAGFTVGGLVFPPVMKSLEEKYGIRGTFLILGATMLNSVAGALLQRTPPPASLQREKNGASAHGSDRRYVILRSGDEFKRPLRCSDYPHPLDDAGFCGCNRTPDQYCLEVHRLEIEGQDVDCDEPKGERTVRDGAVSVGFNHAKKDVRFPLEKGAVPQLVGEDEDQTQSNGEHTGAKRERFLSFLLSPEFYLIAFSFSAMHFNMSTYTTIVVDFGVDRGIPAWNVVYLVSIYALTDLLARLGSGWITDRKYLRKSTVMASHLALWGASLCLMPLCSSYPSQVVLSVLSGWCNGSTIILIVVLFIELVDTEKVGVCFGIANAAAGLVGLSRPLLIGFFRDTHGDYAGLFSLTGGSTMFVSLLWLYYRVREQCTSRRKHGNSPGIGPKRRAACAHHEKSTGEKK; from the exons ATGGTTTGTGCGTTGCGGCGTATAAAGATGGATTCACCTCGGAGTTGGTTGGTCGCCGCGGCTTGCTGCTGGATAAACGTGTTCTCTTTCGCCCTGGTCCGTTCGGCCGCCGTGGTGTATGTATCGCTGTTGCAGGCCTTTCCAGTGACCAGGCAGCGGGCGTCGTGGCCCGTCAACCTTTCTGTCGTCTGCTGCTTCCTTACAG GTCCCATTGCCGGAGTCATGGCAAGGTACATATCAATATGGAAGCTGTCCGTGGTTGGATGCCTCGGTGGTTCCCTCGCCGTATGCGCCTGCTCCTTTGCGCCCTCGATGCTCTTCCTGGACGTCTTCTTAGGTATCGTGCACG GCACCTGTATCGGCTTTCTGAGCCTCTTCAGCGTCGTTGTACAGCAGAACTTTCTCAAGTACCGCGCAGTGGCATCCGGCATCGCCACTGCAGGCTTCACAGTTGGAGGACTTGTCTTCCCGCCGGTCATGAAGTCCCTGGAGGAGAAATACGGAATCCGTGGCACTTTCTTAATTTTAGGAGCCACTATGCTGAACTCGGTGGCCGGTGCTTTGCTGCAACGCACGCCGCCGCCAGCTTCATTGCAACGAGAAAAAAATGGGGCCTCGGCCCACGGTTCAGATAGAAGATATGTTATCCTCCGTAGTGGCGACGAATTCAAGAGACCGCTTCGGTGTTCCGATTATCCACACCCACTCGATGATGCCGGTTTTTGTGGATGCAATCGTACGCCCGATCAATATTGCCTGGAGGTCCACCGATTGGAAATTGAAGGACAGGACGTCGATTGCGATGAGCCTAAAGGGGAAAGAACTGTGCGAGATGGCGCTGTTTCAGTCGGTTTCAACCATGCGAAAAAGGACGTTCGCTTTCCGCTAGAGAAGGGCGCTGTACCACAGCTAGTCGGAGAGGACGAAGATCAAACGCAATCGAACGGAGAACATACAGGGGCCAAAAGAGAacgttttctctcttttctcttgTCACCTGAATTTTATCTCATCGCCTTTTCGTTTTCCGCGATGCACTTTAACATGTCGACGTATACTACCATCGTAGTCGACTTTGGAGTGGACCGTGGGATACCTGCGTGGAACGTAGTGTACCTAGTGTCAATCTACGCATTGACCGACTTGCTGGCTCGGCTCGGCTCTGGTTGGATTACCGACAGGAAGTATCTGCGAAAAAGCACTGTGATGGCGTCTCACCTGGCGCTCTGGGGCGCATCGCTCTGCCTCATGCCGCTTTGTAGTTCGTATCCAAGCCAAGTGGTTCTGTCAGTCTTATCTGGCTGGTGTAATGGCTCAACGATAATACTTATAGTTGTGCTCTTCATAGAGTTGGTGGACACTGAAAAGGTTGGAGTCTGCTTCGGAATAGCCAATGCAGCCGCCGGACTTGTGGGACTCTCCAGGCCGTTACTAATAG GATTCTTCAGAGATACCCACGGGGACTACGCTGGTTTATTCAGCCTCACCGGGGGATCGACGATGTTTGTGTCTCTACTGTGGTTGTACTATCGAGTGAGAGAACAGTGCACATCCAGGAGAAAACACGGAAACTCGCCGGGGATTGGTCCGAAAAGAAGGGCCGCGTGTGCACATCATGAGAAAAGTACCGGTGAAAAGAAATAA
- the LOC142566757 gene encoding monocarboxylate transporter 7-like isoform X2, whose product MVCALRRIKMDSPRSWLVAAACCWINVFSFALVRSAAVVYVSLLQAFPVTRQRASWPVNLSVVCCFLTGPIAGVMARYISIWKLSVVGCLGGSLAVCACSFAPSMLFLDVFLGIVHELVDTEKVGVCFGIANAAAGLVGLSRPLLIGFFRDTHGDYAGLFSLTGGSTMFVSLLWLYYRVREQCTSRRKHGNSPGIGPKRRAACAHHEKSTGEKK is encoded by the exons ATGGTTTGTGCGTTGCGGCGTATAAAGATGGATTCACCTCGGAGTTGGTTGGTCGCCGCGGCTTGCTGCTGGATAAACGTGTTCTCTTTCGCCCTGGTCCGTTCGGCCGCCGTGGTGTATGTATCGCTGTTGCAGGCCTTTCCAGTGACCAGGCAGCGGGCGTCGTGGCCCGTCAACCTTTCTGTCGTCTGCTGCTTCCTTACAG GTCCCATTGCCGGAGTCATGGCAAGGTACATATCAATATGGAAGCTGTCCGTGGTTGGATGCCTCGGTGGTTCCCTCGCCGTATGCGCCTGCTCCTTTGCGCCCTCGATGCTCTTCCTGGACGTCTTCTTAGGTATCGTGCACG AGTTGGTGGACACTGAAAAGGTTGGAGTCTGCTTCGGAATAGCCAATGCAGCCGCCGGACTTGTGGGACTCTCCAGGCCGTTACTAATAG GATTCTTCAGAGATACCCACGGGGACTACGCTGGTTTATTCAGCCTCACCGGGGGATCGACGATGTTTGTGTCTCTACTGTGGTTGTACTATCGAGTGAGAGAACAGTGCACATCCAGGAGAAAACACGGAAACTCGCCGGGGATTGGTCCGAAAAGAAGGGCCGCGTGTGCACATCATGAGAAAAGTACCGGTGAAAAGAAATAA